Proteins encoded within one genomic window of Salmo trutta chromosome 11, fSalTru1.1, whole genome shotgun sequence:
- the LOC115202402 gene encoding GTPase IMAP family member 7-like — protein MTEQNKEVRIVLLGKTGAGKSASGNTILGRKAFKSKMSLDSVTSTCEKKRGTVGGQHVAVIDTPGLFDTKLTQEEALKEISQCLFFSSPGPHVFLVVLKLGRFTKEEQETVELIQKLFGVEASKYTMVLFTHGDLLDDDETIEDFLHGNLELESFIAKCKGGFHVFKNRDQNPSQVTELLEKINKMVKVNGGSHYTTEMFQKVERAIEEEKERILKENEEQRRREMEELKATFEGERLREEEEKLRRKQESEAREKAENTHRLRKGAAIGAIVGVYGGPFGMAFGAALGTTVAAVVNACRSQ, from the exons ATGACTG AACAAAATAAAGAGGTCCGGATTGTTCTGCTGGGGAAGACTGGAGCAGGGAAGAGCGCATCAGGAAACACCATCCTGGGGAGAAAAGCTTTTAAATCAAAAATGTCCTTAGATTCTGTGACATCAACATGTGAAAAGAAAAGAGGAACGGTGGGAGGGCAACATGTAGCTGTTATCGACACACCTGGCTTGTTTGACACTAAGTTAACACAGGAGGAGGCACTGAAAGAGATCTCACAGTGCCTGTTTTTCTCTTCTCCTGGTCCCCATGTGTTCCTGGTTGTGCTCAAGCTGGGAAGATTCACTAAAGAGGAGCAGGAAACCGTGGAGCTGATTCAGAAATTATTTGGTGTTGAAGCATCGAAATACACCATGGTTCTCTTCACACATGGAGACCTTCTTGATGATGATGAAACAATTGAAGACTTCCTCCATGGAAATCTCGAACTGGAAAGTTTCATTGCCAAATGTAAAGGGGGCTTTCATGTATTCAAAAACAGAGATCAGAATCCCTCCCAGGTCACTGAGCTGCTTGAAAAGATAAACAAGATGGTGAAGGTGAATGGAGGAAGCCATTACACCACTGAGATGTTCCAAAAGGTAGAGAGAGCAATTGAAGAAGAGAAAGAGCGGATCCTGAAAGAGAACGAAGAGCAGAGACGCAGAGAGATGGAAGAACTAAAGGCAACATTTGAAGGAGAGCGTCTAAGGGAAGAAGAAGAGAAGCTGAGGAGAAAACAGGAAAGTGAAGCTAGAGAGAAAGCTGAGAATACACACCGCTTAAGGAAAGGTGCCGCAATCGGAGCGATTGTGGGAGTATATGGAGGCCCATTTGGTATGGCATTTGGTGCAGCATTGGGAACTACAGTGGCAGCTGTAGTAAATGCATGCAGGTCTCAATGA